The sequence below is a genomic window from Spirochaetales bacterium.
GGGAAGGCCAGTTTTATTATCCTTCGGGCATCGCAATCGGGAACGACGGGAAAATCTATATTGCCGATACCTATAACTACCGGATTGTCCGGATGGACGATATATCGGGAGAAGGCTGGACAACCATCGGTATACAAGGAGTCGGAGATCAGCAATTCAACAGGCCTTTCGGTATCGCGACCGGTATCGACGGCCGTATCTATGTCGCCGATACCTACAATAACCGTATCGTAAGGATGGATAAGATGACCGGGGCGGGCTGGGCCGTATTCGGGACAAGGGGAAGCGGGGTCAATCAATTTTACAGATTTCAGGGTATTGCCGTGGGGCCTGACGGGAAAATCTATGTTGCCGATAACAATAACCACCGGATTGTCAGGATAAGCGATATGACGGGCAAGGAGTGGAAATCACTCGGCGGCGAAGAAGGGTCCGGAAGTGCGACGGGCCAGTTTAAAAATCCTTTCGGTATAACGGTCGACGGACAAAACAGGATATATGTCGCAGACTACAACAATTGCCGGCTTATCAGGATGGATGATATGGACGGGAATGGCTGGACTTCCTACGGGACGTATGGAGCCGGTCCGGATCAACTAGCCTATCCCCGGGACGTCGCTACCGGGAAAAACGGAGAAATTTTCATTACCGATCAAAACAATTACCGCGTCATCAAAATGAATAACATGGCCGGTACGGGGAGGAAAATATTTGGCACATACGGAAACCTGCCCGGACAGCTGCGCCGCCCGTACGGTATCGCAGCCGGTAACGACAAAAAGATTTATATTTCCGATTATGACAATCACCGGATTATACGCATGGACAATACGGCCGGAGAGGGATTGATGACCTTCGGTACGGCGGGCAATGAAGAAGGCCAATTCACGAATCCCTCAGGCATTGCCCTGGACAATGACAACAGGATCTATATTGCGGACAGGGGCAATCACCGGATCGTCCGCACGGATGACATGACGGGTGCGGGCTGGATATCCCTCGGGGCGGAGGGGAGTACCTCGCTTCAGTTTTCGAGTCCCTGCGGCGTCGCCTTAAGCCGCGACGGCAAAATTTACATCGCCGATTACGGCAATCACCGGATTGTCCGTGTCAATGACATGTACGGGAACGGATGGCAAAGTGTCGGTGGCGAGGCGGGAACCGGAACAAGGCAGTTTTCCTATCCCACCGGCATCGCTGTCGACGGGGAGAGCGTTGTTTATGTTTCCGATTACGGCAATCACCGTATAATCAAAATGGGGGATATGGATAATTCGAGCTGGTTTTCCATCGGCACCCAGGGAAACGGGGTCAATCAGTTCAGCCATCCCTGCTTTATTGCTCTTGACGATGATTCAAGGATGTATGTTACCGATTACGACAATCACCGGATCGTCCGCATGAGCGACATATCGGGAACGGACTGGACGTCGTTCGGCACGATTGGCGCCGGCGAAAACCAGATGTTTTACCCGACCGGCATCGCTTTCCGGCAATAGCCCGCGTCCGGATTCCCCTGCGCACCCGGGGTGACGACAATTGTCGTCTTTTATTGACGGCACATACTATGGCCCTTTCCCTTGTCTTTTCACCCTGCTTGGTCTATAATCCGTTTCAATGAAAGACAATGTCCGGGTCGTAAAACCGATACTCATCGCCGTTTTTTTCTTTTCCGGCGTGAGCGCCCTCATTTACCAGATCATCTGGATTCGCATGCTCGGCCAGGTGTTCGGGCTGACGGCCGTCGCCGTAACGACCGTCCTGACCGCTTTCATGGCGGGCCTCGCCGCGGGCAGCTATCTGTTCGGGAAACTCATCGACAAACGGAAGGACCCCCTTTTCGTCTTTATGCTGCTGGAAGCGGGTATCGGCGCATTCGCCCTTTTATTCCCCGTAATACTCGATGTGTTGACCGGTGTCTACACGGCCCTGACAAAGACGATACGGCCGGACGTCTATGTCAACAGTATTTTCCGTTTTGCCGTATCGTTTATCGTCCTCCTGCCGCCCACGACCCTGATGGGGGGGACCCTGCCCGTCCTGAGCAAGTATTATGTCACGTCGTTACGCGGTCTGGGCGGAAACGTCGGCCGGCTGTATGCGGCGAACAACCTGGGCGCGGTTTCAGGCTGCGTGCTTTCGAGTTTCGTCCTTATCGGGATTATCGGGCTTTCGGGAAACATTATTCTCGCCGCGTGCTTCAATTTCGGAATCGCGGCGGTCGTTTTCTTCATCAGGAAAACCCGAACCGGTGAAACGCCGCATGATAACGGGAAAAATCCGGAAGAAAGCAAAACAAAAAAAGCGGCGGAACCCGAACGGTATTCACCCGCCTTCCTGAGGCTCGTTCTCTGGGTGTTCGCGATCGAGGGATTCACCACCCTCTCCTATGAGGTGATCTGGACGCGGATTCTCCTCGGTATTTCATGCGACAGAAGCGTCTATTTCTACGCGACCGTGATTGCCGCGTTCATCGCCGGTATCTCGATCGGGAGCCTCATCATCACCCGGTTTGTCGACAGAAGGAAAAACCTCGTCTTTCTTCTCGGCGCGATCGAAATCGCGATCGGGATCGTTTCATGCGTCCTTTTGATTGTCTTCGTTCCGCTCGCGGGCCACCTCAACACGGTACGTCCGCAGTACGGCGAACCGTGGATTTTTTCGCTGGGGACGGAATATCTCCTCTTTTTTCTCCTCCTGATCGCGCCCGCCGTCCTCATGGGGACGACATTCCCCATTGTCGCCGGCATCTACACGACGAACATCGGGAAAGTTGGCCGAAAGATCGGGGTGATCGGATGCCTGGACACAATCGGTTCGATATTCGGTTCGTTCGCCGCCGGATTTATCCTTATCCCTTTTCTCGGCGTGGTGAACGCCGTCCTCGTTACCGCGGCGCTGAACGTGTGTATCGGTCTCGCCCTCATTATCGCGCATCCCCGCACAAGGAGGCCGATAAAAGCAGTCGCTGCCCTTTCAACGCTCTGCGCCGCCGTCATTGTGCTGGTTTTCGCGCCGGGGGAACGCTACTTCAGGCACTGGCAGACTGAAGAGGAAGGCGACCGCCTTCTCTTCTACCGGGAAGGACTCGGCTCCACGGTCGCCGTCCCTGAAGAGTTTGACGGTGTGAAGGAATTGGCAATCGACGGCGCGGTGACCGCGATCGCCGAATACGGAGACATCCGGGTTCACAAGCTGCTCGGGTACCTGCCCTACCTTCTCTGCGACAATCCCCGCACCGCACTCGTCGTCGGCTTCGGTATGGGCGTCACGGCGCAATCGCTGATTCAGGACGATATCGAGGAAGTGGTGTGCGTCGAAATATGTCCGGAAATCCTCTATGGTTCGACGGGCTATTTCAAGGAAGAAAACGGAGGAGTGCTTTCAGAACCCAAATTAAGGGTGGTTGTCGATGACGGCAGAAGTTTCCTGGCCGCCTCGACGGACATGTACGACGTCATCACGACAAACGCCGTGCACCCGCGGCTGAGCATCAACATCTATACGAAGGAGTTCTACGAGCTGTGCAAACGGCGGCTCAGCGAACACGGCGTTATGTGCCAATGGATGGCCACCAACTGGATGACGGAGAACGAATACAAAATGCTCGTCCGGAGTTTCGTCGAGGTGTTTCCCCACACGAGCCTCTGGGTGTGCAATATCGGTCACATCCTCCTCGTCGGGACCCCCGGACCTCTTGAGGTGGACTTCCGGAAACTGGATCTGCAGCTGAGGCGGCAAAAGGTGAAGGCCGATTTAAGGACGGTCCATCTGGACGATCCCTTTGCCCTGCTGGCCCTCTTTGCCTGCACGGAGGAAAAACTCATCCCGTATTGTTCCGATGTACCGCCCGCAACGGATAATTATCCTCTTCCCGAGTTCAGCCGTTATATCAGCAGGCATCCGAATCTCGCGATAATCGACGAACTACTGAGGTATTCAAGAAACCCGGAAAGCCGTGTTTTTAACCTGCCCGGAGGGGAAGAGGTCGGAAGAATCGGGAAGTATGTCGAGGCCGAAGTCAATTTTCTCAAGGCCCGTTACGCGGATTATGATTCGCCCGGGAGCGATACCCTTGGGTATCTTGAAACCGCGGTCCGGCTGAATCCCTATAATTACGCCTTTTATCACGCCCTGGGTGACAAGTACTCGGAAAACGGTCAATACGGGAAGGCAATCGACGCGTACCGGGAAGAGATCGCCCTTGATGAGGACAATCCCCTGGGGTATGTCAATCTGTCGTTTGCCTTCATGAGAACCGATTCCCCCGATGCCGCCATGGAAGCGGCCGGGAAAGCACTGCGGATTGATCCTGACAACGGGCTTGCACGTTATCTTCTTTCCGTTATTTACAGAATGGAACTCAGATTCGGGGAAGCCCTGGAGGAACTTGATTTCGTCGCAAAACATTATCCCACATTCATCAATGCCGTTTTCGAGACCGGGGAAGTCTATGTCGCCCTTGGCCGGTACGGCGAGGCGAAAAAAGCGTTTGAAACATTTCTCAACACTTCACGGAATAAAAAGATGAACAACGACGCCCGGCTTTTTATCGACGAAATAAGCCGGGCTGGTTATTGAAGAGAGGAAGCGTGAAATGAAACTAAGACTTTTTTTTGTCCGTATATGTTGCGCAGCCATGATGGTATTCGCGGTATCCGGGTGCAGCCCGAAAACCGACACTCTCGATCTGCTCGGCGAGGGCATCAAAAAGGTCTCCCTCGATCCGGTGACCCTCACCTTCTATTTCATCGCGAATAACGGCGATGAGGAGGCGATGCGTGACGTGCTTGATGAGGTCGAAAAAAAGGCGGCAAAGGCATTGAACGTCAAGCTGAATTTTATCTTTATACCGCACTATATTTACAGGGACACATTAAAAAGGCTGATCGCCCAGGGAGACCCCTGCGATATGTTCGCATATAATAATGAAGGAAGCGTCGATTTTCTCGAAGAAGCATATGAGAAAGGCTTTGCCCTCGATATCACCGATCTCTTTCCCAAATACGCACCCTCGTATTACAGCAGGCTGGATGACTATAAGCTCGCAGTTCACAGGCGGCACGGCAGGTTGTTTGCCGTCCCCAATAATTTCACGCAAATAAACATGATGTGCGCTATCGTCCGCGACGACCTCATGCAGAAACATAATATTCCGCCCATCAAAAACCTGGATGATTTCGATGTGTACCTCGATACGGTGAACAAAAAAGAGGATATTCTTGTCACCCTCGCAGTGTATGATACCCTTTTGGGATTGTTCGCTTCCGGCTTTGGATATGTCGTCTTCGATTACGTCCTCGGCCTTGTTTACAGATGGGACGATCCGGAAATGAAAATCATTCCGTGGGAGCAGACGCCCGAATTTCCCCGGACAGTCGAACGCGTTCATAACTGGATACGGAAAGGATATTTTCTCAAAGACACATTTTTCCTTCAACCATACGACGACCTGATCGCGAAAGGACGGATAGCGGCGGTAATGGGATATCAGCTTCAGGCGTTACGGTTCAATACCGTGCTTTTTGAAGCCGGCGTCGACTGGCGGTATGTCGAATACCCGCTTTTTCCGGATTCGATCTCGCTGCGTTATTCCTATAATATCGAAGGAATGGCGGTCAGTGCGCACTCCGAACATCCCGAGCGGGCTATGATGTTTGTCGAGTGGCTGCACGGCAACCAGGATCATTATGATCTCCTCCGTTACGGTATCAAAAAAAAACATTACCTGCTGAAAGGAGACCAGTACTACTTTCCCGAAGGGGTGACGATCAAGGACGCATTTCTCAACTGGCAGCGGACGATTTTTCTCGATATGGACTTCGAACGCACCCATGTCTCCGCCTCCAGGACATACAGGGACGAAGTGATCGCCGCTTTTGAACGCACCTCACGTTATCCCCCTCACGGCGCGTTTCGTCCGGTATATCCAGAAAATCTGATGGCGGGAAGGAGGATCGTCCTGGGCGAATTCGAACACTATATGAGAGGGGAGCGATACAATTCCGATTCGATAGAGAATTATATCAGGGAACAGAAAAAGCAAGGCATCGACAAACTCGTTGTCGAAGTCCAATCCCAGCTTGATGAATGGCGGAAGGGTAACAATGAAAATAAATAAATCCTCGTTGGCGGCAGCGGGAAAATATAGTGCGATCATCGGGATAATTGCCGGTATTGTGCTGATCGCCTCGATGAGTGGATTCTTCTTCCCGGAAGAAGAAAAGATGCTCGCACCGCCACTGAAAAAACCGGAAGAGGTCGTCTATAAAACCCACGAAGTCAAAAAGGGATCGATCGTCAAAAGCATCACCTGTACCGGTTATTTTGCCCCTGAAAAAGAGGTCGATGTGTCCTTTAAAAGCCGCGACGGGTATCTGAAAACCCTGGATGTGACCCCGGGCCAGAAAGTGGCAAAGGGATATATCTGTGCGACGCTGGACACCGACACCCTGAAGACTGAAATCAAACGGCAGGAGATCGTTCTCCGGAGGGCCCGGGACATATTCGAGAAACTCGGAAAAATCGCGGAGATCGACATCTCAATCAGCAAAATGGCCCTCGATCAGTTAAAACGCGATCTCGAACTGAAATACAGACTCAAGGAGAGTATGGCGCAGATCGAGATAGAAAAACAGGAACACTCGGTCGCCGTGGGCGAGCGCGAATACGACAAGGTCGTCATGGATTATGAATACCAGCTTGCCGCCGCCCGGAACGATATCGAAATGGCGCGTCTTCGACTGGAGGAACTCAATGATGAACTCGAAAAATCGATCATGCGGGCGCCGATTTCCGGTATCGTCGATTATGTGGCTTTTGTTCACGAGGGTGAATACCTGGAACCCTACGACACGATCGTGAAGATCGCCCAACCGGACCGGCTTATCCTCAAATACACGGGAACACAACACGATCGTTTCCGGTGGGGTATGCCGGTCGAGGTCACGATTGACGGCAAACGGTATGGGGGAAAAGTGGTCATGACACCCTTTCAGGCACCCGTCGACGATTACGACAAAATGAAAGAGACGGTGTTGATCCGGATCGATCGTCTGCCCCCGGGAACCGGGATCGACGACGACGCGACCATTGAAGCCGTATTGGAACGCGCAGACAATGTCATCGTCATACCCAGGAGACTCGTTCATTCCTACCTGAACAGGAAGTTCGTGAAAGTATTCGAAAACAATATGGTAAGCGAGCGTGATGTTGAAACGGGCATCGAGACCACATCCGAATACGAAATCAAAAGCGGTCTCGAGCCCGGCGAACTGATTGTCGAATAGGGGGAGGGGAAAGCGGGATGTTCCGGTTCGTTCTCAAGAAAATGATCAACAACCGGCTTATGGTCGGCTGCCTCCTTGCCGGATTCATTCTGGCGGTCGCAATGGTCGCTTCGATACCCCTTTACACAAGCGGCATTCTCCAGCGCCTTTTAAAAAGCGATCTCGAATCCTATCAGACGAAAACCAGGAGTTTTCCGGGAAATTATCTCGTTGCGGCCAATGTCCGTTACCTCGATGAAGACGAACGGCTTCCCGCTTACATTAATCTGAAATCGAACCTTTTCGCCGAATTGATTCCCCAGATCCCGATTCCCGTGCTATCGGTTTCAGAAGAAGTAACCATCGACTCGTATGAGATAGCGCCCGCCGTTCGGCGGGAAGCCGATCCGAAAAGCCGTTATATCACCCTCTCGGCCCTTGAGGATATGGAGGAGCATATAGAAATTCTTCAGGGCAGATATCCTTCACCCGAAATAACCGACGGCACTATCGAGGTGATCGTCACCGAAAAGTTCCTTCAGGAAAACAACCTTTATCCGGGTGAGGTATGTACGGTGGAAACCCGCATGAACGAACCGTTCACAAAGGCAGTGATCATCGGTGTTTTTACGTTTCGCGATTTTACCGATACCTATTGGGAGATTGGCGTCAATTCAACGGCCATGTATTGCGATTTTTCATTTTTTACCGGACAGATAGTGAATAAACAACGACACCTTTTGACTTCCGCCAGATGGAATATCGCCCTCGATTATCATAGACTCACCCTGGAAAATATCGGAACCATGACATCGGTCCTTGAAACCCACCACCGCCTTGCGAACAGGTACAGACATTTTTTGAGTATCGATTTCAAGGCGGAACCTATTCTCATCGATTACACAAAGCGGGAAAAACAACTCCGTCTGATTCTTTGGATCGTTAATATACCGGTATTGATTCTCATATTCTTCTATCTTTTCATGATATCACATCAAATCCTCACAAACGAACAAAACGAAATCGCGGTATTGAAAAGCAGGGGTAAAAGCTCACTCCAGGTATTGACCGGTTATGTGATCGAAAGCCTTATTATCAGCGGAATCGCCTTGATCGCGGGCCCGCCCATGGGTTTCGCGATCTGCAGGATCATGGGGGCGAGTAATGGATTTCTGGAATTCGTCCGGCGTGCGGCGTTACCTGTTGCGTTCAACGCCGACGCTTACCTGTATTCGGGCCTTACCCTCGTCTTTCTCATTGCCGTGATCGTTGTCCCTGTTATTTTCAGGGCCCGGATGAGTATTGTCGAACTTCAGCTGAAAAAGTCCGGGGGAGAAAAACCCCCGCTCTGGAAAAGATATTTCATCGACGTTTTGATCCTCGGTATCGCCGGCTACGGTATATTCAGATATCAAAGCCAGGAAAACATCATGGAAATAACCGGGGCGAGCGGGATCGATATCGGTATTGATCCGCTGCTTTTTCTTGCCTCAACCTTTTTTATCCTCGGAACCGGATTGCTGTTTTTGCGCCTTTTCCCGGTCATTGTCGGGGTGGTACATCATGTCGGGAAAAAACGATGGTCGCCCCTCATGTATGCGGCACTCCTCGAGGTAGGAAGGGCCGGGGAAAAAGGGCAGTTTTTAATGCTCTTTCTCATTTTTTCGATCGCGATCGGTATTTGTAACGCGAATATGGCAAGAACACTGAACCGAAATATCGAAGATCAGGTCAGGTACGCAATCGGTGCGGATCTCACGTTACAGCCTGTCTGGGCCCAGGACATCACATCACAGGAAGCACGAAAAAACAGGAATGCCCCCTCCTTTGTCCCTGAAGAAGAGGTGGAAGGCATATCCGCGGCTGTTCATTTCCGGGAACCTTCTTTTTTCCCGTACACGCAGATCGAAGGGACGGAAAAAGTGACCAAAGTATTTACGAAAACGTCGGGAAAGGCTTTGGTGGGGAATGACCTGATAACGAACGTCACCGTCATGGGAATCGTCCCGCACGAGTTCGGGGAGGTCGCGTGGTTCAGGAACGATCTTCTTCCCTATCATATCAACAACTACCTGAACCTCCTTGCCGATTCGCCCCAGGCGATTTTAGTTTCGGAAAATTTCGGGCGCCTGTACAAATGCCGGGAAGGTGATACGATTTCCATTACATGGGGAGATCAGGATTATTTACAGGGAACGATCTACGCTTTTGTCGACTACTGGCCCACCTATAATCCGCACTCAAGAACGACCTTCAACACCCTCCCCTCACTTGTTGTCGCCAATCTCGAATATCTACAGAACAGACTCTCGCTCGAACCGTATCAAATTTGGTTACGAAAAAAAGACGGCGCGCCGGACGAAACGGTGTATACGGATATCGAACAACGGAAACTGGAAATCAGGCAGATGGACAGTATTTCGCAGGAACTCATCAGGCGGAAAAACGACCCCCTTCTGAAGGGGATCAACGGCGCCCTCACCCAGGGATTCATTCTTATCATGTTCGTCTGTGCGATCGGTTTTTTGATTTACTGGATGCTTTCACTCAGGTCACGGATTCTCCAGTTCGGAATTGTCAGGGCGATCGGGTTGACACGGAGGGAAGTAATGACGATGATCGTCCTCGAGCAGCTGCTTATGTCGGGTAGTGCGATTTTCATGGGGATTGTCATCGGGGGAATCGCCTCGAGGCTTTTCGTTCCCTTTCTGCAACTCGTGTTCAGTTCCCGGACGCAGGTCCCCCCGTTTGCCGTGATCGCCTCCCGGGCTGATTATATCAAGATCTATGCGATTGTCGGTATCATTCTGGGAACGGGGCTTTTTCTTCTCAGGTACTTTGTAAGGCGGCTCAAAATCGGCAGGGCATTGAAGCTGGGGGAGGATTAAAAGGTGAAACCGCTTATCGTCGCCGAAAAACTTTCACGGACCTATCATTCCGGCCTGGAAGAAGTCCATGCAGTGGAGGAAGCGAATCTGACCGTCGAAAGGGGGGATCTGACGATTTTTTGCGGTCCCTCGGGTTCGGGGAAGACCACCCTTATCAATCTGCTCGGGGCGCTTGATACGCCGTCGTCGGGAAATATTTTTTTTGACGGGACGGAAATAACCTCTATGTCCGAATCGGAACAGGATTTTTTAAGAAGAAAACGGATGGGGTTTGTCTTTCAGTCCATCGGGCTTATCTCGATAATGTCGGCGTATGAAAACATCGAGTTCGGCTTAAGGGTTTCGGGATTCGCCCGTGGCGAACGGAAGGAGCGCGCCGAATACTGTCTTCAGATCGTCGGAATGCATAAACGCATGTACCACAGACCATTCGAACTCTCCGGCGGCGAACAGCAGCGTGTGGCGATTGCGAGGGCGATCGCTCATTCTCCCGATATTATATTTGCCGATGAGCCGACATCGGCGCTTGATACCATGCTCGGGATCAAGGTCCTCAATCTGTTCAAGGAGCTTTCCGAGGAAATGGGCATGACCGTCGTCATGACGACACACGATCCGAATTTCCGGGAACTGGCGGATCACGTGTATACCCTCCGGGACGGGAAAATCGCGGGAGACGTAAAAAGATGATCGAATGTGAAAACCTCGTAAAAATATATAAAACCACGGAGATCGAGGTTGTCGCGCTTCAGGGACTCGATCTGAAAGTCGATGACGGCGAATTTATTGCCGTCATCGGTAATTCCGGAAGCGGGAAAAGCACGCTGCTGAATATAATCGGCGGACTGGACAGGCCGTCAGCCGGAAAAATCAGCATCGCAGGCAGGGAGTTATACAAGCTGACGGAAAGGGAACTCGATCATTACAGACGCCGGACGGTCGGTTTCGTGTGGCAGAACAATTCGAGAAACCTCATCCCCTACCTCTCAGCCCTCGACAACGTGCGCCTTCCCATGGCGGGGATGTCCCTGAAGGAAAAAAACAGCAGGGCCCGCGAACTGCTCGAGATGGTCGGTCTGGATGATCGACGAAACCACAACCTCTTCGAACTGTCGGGCGGCGAACAGCAGCGTGCGGCGATTGCCATCGCATTGTCGAACAAACCCAGTCTCCTCCTCGCCGATGAACCGACCGGTTCCGTCGACACCGGGGCGACGAACCGGATTCTCGGCATCCTGAGAGATTTGAACAAGACCCTCAAGGTGACCGTCGTCATCGTCACCCACGACCTTGACCTCTCGAAAAAAGTCGACCGCATTGTGGCGATCAGGGACGGCAAGGTGTCGAGCGAGTTTATCCACAATCGTTTTTACAGCCGTGAGTTCAAGAAACTACACGGGTCAAAGGCACCGCACGAGTTCGGTTTTTCGGGGGACTCATCGACACACATCGAAATGGTTGTTATGGACGGCTCCGGCCGCCTGCAGCTTCCCGCCGAATATGTCGATGCATTGAAGGCGGAAGGGCATGACAAGCTGCTTGTTACAAAAGAAGGGCAGAAGATCATTCTGAGGATTCCGGAAAAAAAGAGGGAATGACCGGCCGCGCAAACGGGGTTGCCGGGACCTGCTTTCTTTTACGCACTGTTGATGACGTTTATATAGGAACCAATGCGGATTGTCCTGAAGAACAATCCGCATTGGTGAGAAGGTGACCTTTGACACCAAAGTATCAACAAGTCAGGGTAAGGGATATACCCGCGATATCATTCACATCCATTGTCCGGCCGTATAACACGTCAAGGTGCACGTACCTTCGATATCTACCTGCCCCACTTTTCCACCGCCTGGTTTCCGAGTGCCTGCTCGCCCGCAGAGTTTGCATGGCAACCGTCCGCTACCTCTGAGTTACGAAGCGTGAAGGTCCCGGAGTATATCACGTTCAGCGACGAATCATTACCCGCTTGCTGCGCGAGTCTGTCGGTCGACGGAGGTCCGTCCGCCCCTCCCGCCAGCGTACACACGTTGCCCTCCGGGTAAAGCGGCTGACCGGTGATGTAGATCGTCGCGCCGGGTGCCGCATGCTGCTTCGCGGCTGCGATCATCTGTTTCACTTCATCGTATGTCGCTCCCTGCGGGAAAATGCACACCTGCACCCACACCGCGGACGGCTTTCCGTATCTGGCCGACTGCTGGTCGAACAACTGCCATGAACTGGAATTGGGGTCAGTCCAGTTCTGGACGACCATACCTCCCGTCCCGTAACCACCCCACATACGCTGGCCGCCGACCGCACGATACCCGTTCGCGACATTCTCGGCCATCGAACATCCGCAGTAGCCCATCGTGTTAGGCCCACCGCTTGCGGGCGGCGATGTGGGATCCGGTGTCGATGTCGACGGGCATGACAGCTGGGATACCAGCCCTACCGAGTACTGTGCGACACGAAGGGCATCGACGATATTTATATCGGCGTCCCCGTTGACATCCGCAACCGAGGAATCGAAATTCGCCGGATACAGGCCCACTGCGTACTGGGCGATGAGGAGTGCATCAACAATGTCGGCCTCCCCGTTTGCATTGACATCACCGCATGACGCCGCAAACGCCTGACCCAGGCTGAATGCGATCAGAATTACTACGATAAACACCTTTTTTCTCATTTTTGAAACTCCTTTTTTATAAAATTCATCCGAAGCGTCCTCACTCCGGTGTATTAAATGCATCTACAATAGTACGTTTCATTGTACCCGGTTCTCCGTAACGGTAAACCTTCGGTTTGCCGTAAAAATACCGAAGGCGGATCGATCGCGACAACACCCTTTTTGATTTGAAATATGGCTGGATATTTCTTTCAAAGCGAGTCAATGGCACACCGGGTTCACCGGGTATTGATTTCAGGTACGATTGTATGTTATTATGACATCAGAATACTGAAAAGGCGTGATGTATTGCGGTAACGACAACTCAATAGCGTACAAATATATTCGCATGCATATATAATGCGGCAGAAACAATATGGATGATTCGATGTCAAAAAAAACCCGGCCTCGTTTCGGTGTTCTCACCGACTGGTTTCAGGGATATTATCAGTCCGAACTTATATCAGGAATCGAACACGAGGCAAAACGTAATAATATCGATGTTTTTTATTTCGTGGGCCGCTCGATCAATTCACCCTACCCCCATGAAGAGGGTTTTAATGTCGTCTACGATATGGCACTCGACGCCTCACTCGACGGCCTCGCGATACTTCCGATGATCACCAACTTCAGTACGGACAAGCAGGTGTCGGAATTCGTTTCCCGGTACGCGTCCCTTCCTCTCGTCACCATCGGCTTTACATCAACTCACGGCAACGCGATACTCACGAACAATGTGAACGGATTTCACTCACTCGTCCGGCACCTCACCGACGATCACGGCTACAGGAAACTCGCGTTCGTAAACGGTCCCGGGAAAAGCCCCGATGCAATCGAACGATCGGGAATTTATACGTCCG
It includes:
- a CDS encoding ABC transporter ATP-binding protein, which gives rise to MIECENLVKIYKTTEIEVVALQGLDLKVDDGEFIAVIGNSGSGKSTLLNIIGGLDRPSAGKISIAGRELYKLTERELDHYRRRTVGFVWQNNSRNLIPYLSALDNVRLPMAGMSLKEKNSRARELLEMVGLDDRRNHNLFELSGGEQQRAAIAIALSNKPSLLLADEPTGSVDTGATNRILGILRDLNKTLKVTVVIVTHDLDLSKKVDRIVAIRDGKVSSEFIHNRFYSREFKKLHGSKAPHEFGFSGDSSTHIEMVVMDGSGRLQLPAEYVDALKAEGHDKLLVTKEGQKIILRIPEKKRE
- a CDS encoding dockerin type I repeat-containing protein; protein product: MRKKVFIVVILIAFSLGQAFAASCGDVNANGEADIVDALLIAQYAVGLYPANFDSSVADVNGDADINIVDALRVAQYSVGLVSQLSCPSTSTPDPTSPPASGGPNTMGYCGCSMAENVANGYRAVGGQRMWGGYGTGGMVVQNWTDPNSSSWQLFDQQSARYGKPSAVWVQVCIFPQGATYDEVKQMIAAAKQHAAPGATIYITGQPLYPEGNVCTLAGGADGPPSTDRLAQQAGNDSSLNVIYSGTFTLRNSEVADGCHANSAGEQALGNQAVEKWGR
- a CDS encoding ABC transporter permease; translated protein: MFRFVLKKMINNRLMVGCLLAGFILAVAMVASIPLYTSGILQRLLKSDLESYQTKTRSFPGNYLVAANVRYLDEDERLPAYINLKSNLFAELIPQIPIPVLSVSEEVTIDSYEIAPAVRREADPKSRYITLSALEDMEEHIEILQGRYPSPEITDGTIEVIVTEKFLQENNLYPGEVCTVETRMNEPFTKAVIIGVFTFRDFTDTYWEIGVNSTAMYCDFSFFTGQIVNKQRHLLTSARWNIALDYHRLTLENIGTMTSVLETHHRLANRYRHFLSIDFKAEPILIDYTKREKQLRLILWIVNIPVLILIFFYLFMISHQILTNEQNEIAVLKSRGKSSLQVLTGYVIESLIISGIALIAGPPMGFAICRIMGASNGFLEFVRRAALPVAFNADAYLYSGLTLVFLIAVIVVPVIFRARMSIVELQLKKSGGEKPPLWKRYFIDVLILGIAGYGIFRYQSQENIMEITGASGIDIGIDPLLFLASTFFILGTGLLFLRLFPVIVGVVHHVGKKRWSPLMYAALLEVGRAGEKGQFLMLFLIFSIAIGICNANMARTLNRNIEDQVRYAIGADLTLQPVWAQDITSQEARKNRNAPSFVPEEEVEGISAAVHFREPSFFPYTQIEGTEKVTKVFTKTSGKALVGNDLITNVTVMGIVPHEFGEVAWFRNDLLPYHINNYLNLLADSPQAILVSENFGRLYKCREGDTISITWGDQDYLQGTIYAFVDYWPTYNPHSRTTFNTLPSLVVANLEYLQNRLSLEPYQIWLRKKDGAPDETVYTDIEQRKLEIRQMDSISQELIRRKNDPLLKGINGALTQGFILIMFVCAIGFLIYWMLSLRSRILQFGIVRAIGLTRREVMTMIVLEQLLMSGSAIFMGIVIGGIASRLFVPFLQLVFSSRTQVPPFAVIASRADYIKIYAIVGIILGTGLFLLRYFVRRLKIGRALKLGED
- a CDS encoding ABC transporter ATP-binding protein; the encoded protein is MKPLIVAEKLSRTYHSGLEEVHAVEEANLTVERGDLTIFCGPSGSGKTTLINLLGALDTPSSGNIFFDGTEITSMSESEQDFLRRKRMGFVFQSIGLISIMSAYENIEFGLRVSGFARGERKERAEYCLQIVGMHKRMYHRPFELSGGEQQRVAIARAIAHSPDIIFADEPTSALDTMLGIKVLNLFKELSEEMGMTVVMTTHDPNFRELADHVYTLRDGKIAGDVKR